Proteins encoded in a region of the Dorea longicatena genome:
- the ilvD gene encoding dihydroxy-acid dehydratase — protein sequence MRSDTVTKGKQQAPHRSLFNALGLTEEEMNRPLVGIVCSYNEIVPGHMNLDKIANAVKQGVAMAGGTPIMFPAIAVCDGIAMGHIGMKYSLVTRDLIADSTEAMAMAHQFDALVMIPNCDKNVPGLLMAAARINVPTVFVSGGPMLAGHVKGQKRSLSSMFEAVGANVAGTMSDADLCEFENKVCPTCGSCSGMYTANSMNCLTEVLGMGLRGNGTIPAVYSERIRLAKHAGMKVMELLEKNIRPRDIMTKEAILNALTVDMALGCSTNSMLHLPAIAHEVGMDFEIDFANGISEKTPNLCHLAPAGPTYMEDLNEAGGVYAVMAELNKKGLLHTECMTVTGKTVGENIEGVVNKDPEVIRPIDNPYTPTGGLAVLKGNLAPDGSVVKRSAVVDEMLVHEGPARVFDCEEDAIAAIKGGKIVAGDVVVIRYEGPKGGPGMREMLNPTSAIAGMGLGSSVALITDGRFSGASRGASIGHVSPEAAVGGPIALVEEGDLIQIDIPNLSIHLDVSDEELAKRKANWTPREPKVTTGYLARYAAMVTSGNRGAILEVPKAK from the coding sequence ATGAGAAGTGATACAGTAACAAAAGGAAAACAGCAGGCGCCTCACCGCTCGCTGTTCAATGCACTCGGACTTACCGAGGAAGAGATGAACAGACCACTGGTCGGTATCGTATGTTCATACAATGAGATCGTACCTGGACATATGAATCTGGATAAGATCGCAAATGCAGTAAAACAGGGAGTTGCCATGGCAGGCGGTACACCGATCATGTTCCCTGCAATAGCAGTCTGTGACGGAATCGCAATGGGACATATCGGAATGAAGTATTCTCTGGTAACCAGAGACCTGATCGCAGATTCTACAGAGGCAATGGCAATGGCACATCAGTTTGATGCGCTTGTTATGATCCCGAATTGTGATAAGAACGTACCGGGACTTCTGATGGCTGCGGCAAGAATCAATGTTCCAACTGTATTCGTCAGCGGAGGACCGATGCTTGCAGGACATGTAAAAGGACAGAAGAGAAGTCTTTCCAGCATGTTCGAGGCAGTAGGAGCAAACGTTGCAGGAACGATGTCAGATGCAGATCTGTGCGAATTCGAGAACAAAGTATGTCCGACATGCGGATCATGTTCAGGAATGTACACAGCGAACAGTATGAACTGTCTGACAGAAGTACTTGGTATGGGACTTCGTGGAAATGGAACAATTCCGGCAGTTTATTCAGAAAGAATCCGTCTTGCAAAGCATGCAGGTATGAAGGTTATGGAACTTCTTGAGAAGAATATCCGTCCAAGAGATATCATGACGAAAGAAGCAATCCTGAATGCACTTACGGTTGACATGGCACTTGGATGCTCTACCAACAGTATGCTTCACCTCCCTGCAATCGCACACGAAGTAGGAATGGATTTCGAGATTGATTTTGCAAATGGAATCAGCGAAAAGACACCGAACCTCTGCCACCTTGCACCGGCAGGCCCGACATACATGGAAGATCTGAACGAAGCCGGCGGTGTATATGCAGTTATGGCAGAGCTGAATAAGAAAGGCCTTCTGCATACAGAATGTATGACAGTTACAGGAAAGACCGTTGGAGAGAATATCGAAGGCGTGGTCAACAAAGATCCGGAAGTAATTCGTCCAATTGATAATCCATACACACCAACAGGCGGGCTTGCAGTATTAAAAGGAAATCTTGCGCCGGACGGAAGCGTTGTAAAACGTTCCGCTGTTGTAGACGAGATGCTGGTACACGAAGGACCTGCAAGAGTATTTGACTGTGAAGAAGATGCAATTGCAGCGATCAAAGGTGGTAAGATCGTTGCCGGTGACGTTGTCGTTATCCGTTACGAAGGACCAAAGGGAGGCCCTGGAATGCGTGAGATGTTAAATCCTACATCTGCAATCGCAGGTATGGGACTTGGCTCAAGTGTAGCGCTGATCACAGACGGACGTTTCAGTGGTGCATCCAGAGGGGCATCTATCGGACACGTATCTCCGGAAGCAGCTGTTGGTGGACCAATCGCACTGGTAGAAGAAGGAGACCTGATCCAGATCGATATTCCGAACCTTTCTATTCATCTGGATGTATCCGATGAAGAACTTGCGAAGAGAAAAGCAAACTGGACTCCGAGAGAACCAAAAGTTACAACCGGATATCTTGCAAGATATGCGGCAATGGTTACTTCTGGAAACAGAGGAGCAATTCTCGAAGTTCCAAAAGCAAAATAA
- the ilvB gene encoding biosynthetic-type acetolactate synthase large subunit has product MQLTGSQIVIECLKEQGVDTVFGYPGGAILNVYDELYKHKDEITHILTSHEQGAAHAADGYARATGKVGVCLATSGPGATNLVTGIATAYMDSIPVVAITCNVGVSLLGKDSFQEIDIAGVTMPITKHNYIVKDVNNLADTIRKAFVIAKEGRPGPVLIDIPKDVTANKAEFTAQEPKVVKPSENICEKDLESAVRMIRESEKPYIFVGGGAVLSGASKELYEFVKKVDAPVTDSLMGKGAFPGTDPLYTGMLGMHGTKASNYGVSECDLLIVAGARFSDRVTGNAKKFAQNAKILQFDVDAAEMNKNILITEGVVGDLKVVLQKMNERLEQQDHKAWVEQIMSYKEKYPMTYHPDVLSGPFVVEEIYRQTNGEAIISTEVGQHQMWAAQYYKYTEPRTLLTSGGLGTMGYGLGASLGAKVGRPEKTVVNIAGDGCFRMNMNEIATAARHNIPVIQVVINNHVLGMVRQWQNLFYGQRYSATVLNDAVDFVKLAEAMGAEGVRVATQEEFKEAFANALKSGHPVVIDCQIDSDDKVWPMVAPGAPINEAFDEKDLEAKNAE; this is encoded by the coding sequence ATGCAGTTAACAGGATCACAGATCGTAATTGAGTGTTTGAAAGAGCAGGGCGTCGATACCGTATTCGGTTATCCGGGCGGAGCGATTTTGAACGTATACGATGAATTATATAAGCATAAAGATGAGATTACACATATCCTTACGTCACATGAGCAGGGTGCTGCTCATGCGGCAGACGGATATGCAAGAGCGACAGGAAAAGTCGGTGTATGTCTTGCAACCAGCGGACCGGGTGCAACAAACCTTGTAACCGGAATTGCAACCGCATACATGGATTCGATTCCGGTCGTTGCAATTACCTGTAATGTAGGAGTATCACTTCTGGGAAAAGACAGTTTCCAGGAGATCGATATTGCAGGTGTTACAATGCCAATCACCAAGCATAATTATATTGTAAAAGATGTCAATAATCTGGCGGATACGATACGTAAGGCATTCGTGATAGCCAAAGAAGGAAGACCGGGACCGGTCCTGATCGATATCCCGAAAGATGTAACTGCGAACAAAGCAGAATTTACAGCACAGGAACCAAAGGTTGTAAAACCATCCGAAAATATCTGTGAAAAAGATCTGGAAAGTGCAGTACGTATGATCCGGGAGTCAGAGAAACCATACATATTTGTCGGTGGCGGAGCGGTATTATCAGGAGCCAGCAAAGAATTATATGAATTCGTAAAGAAGGTAGATGCTCCGGTTACCGATTCCCTGATGGGAAAAGGAGCATTCCCGGGAACAGATCCGTTATATACCGGAATGCTCGGAATGCATGGAACAAAGGCATCCAACTACGGAGTCAGTGAATGTGATCTTCTGATCGTCGCAGGAGCAAGATTCAGTGACCGTGTAACAGGAAATGCAAAGAAATTTGCCCAGAATGCAAAAATCTTACAGTTTGATGTAGATGCTGCAGAGATGAATAAAAATATTCTGATCACAGAAGGTGTGGTCGGTGATCTGAAAGTCGTTCTTCAGAAGATGAATGAGCGTCTGGAACAGCAGGATCACAAGGCATGGGTAGAACAGATCATGTCTTACAAAGAGAAATATCCGATGACCTATCATCCGGATGTGCTTAGCGGACCGTTTGTTGTAGAAGAGATCTACCGTCAGACAAATGGTGAAGCAATCATTTCGACAGAAGTCGGACAGCACCAGATGTGGGCAGCACAGTATTATAAATATACAGAGCCAAGAACACTCCTTACCTCAGGAGGACTTGGAACCATGGGATATGGTCTTGGAGCTTCACTTGGAGCCAAGGTCGGAAGACCGGAAAAGACCGTTGTCAATATCGCAGGTGACGGATGTTTCCGTATGAATATGAATGAGATCGCTACCGCGGCACGCCATAATATTCCGGTGATCCAGGTAGTGATTAACAACCATGTACTTGGTATGGTCCGCCAGTGGCAGAACCTGTTCTACGGACAGCGTTACTCGGCTACTGTACTCAATGATGCCGTAGATTTTGTAAAACTTGCAGAAGCTATGGGAGCAGAAGGAGTACGTGTGGCAACCCAGGAAGAATTCAAAGAAGCATTTGCGAACGCGTTAAAGAGCGGACATCCGGTGGTGATCGACTGCCAGATTGACAGTGATGACAAGGTATGGCCGATGGTTGCCCCTGGCGCCCCGATCAATGAAGCTTTTGATGAAAAAGACCTGGAAGCAAAAAATGCAGAATAG
- the serC gene encoding 3-phosphoserine/phosphohydroxythreonine transaminase, with amino-acid sequence MSRVYNFSAGPAVLPEEVLKEAAAEMLDYQGCGMSVMEMSHRSSVFQEIIETAEADIRELMHIPDNYKVLFLQGGASQQFAMIPMNLMKNKVADYIVTGQWAKKAAKEAEKYGEVHVIASSEDKTFSYIPDCSDLDISEDADYVYICENNTIYGTKFKELPNTKGKTLVADVSSCFLSEPVDVSKYGVIYGGVQKNVGPAGVVIAIIREDLITDDVLEGTPTMLKYKTHADAKSLYNTPPAYGIYICGKVFKWLKKQGGLEAIKERNEKKAKILYDYLDESKLFKGTVVPKDRSLMNVPFVTGDKDLDAKFVKEAKKAGFENLKGHRSVGGMRASIYNAMPIEGVEKLVEFMKAFEKENL; translated from the coding sequence ATGAGCAGAGTGTACAATTTTTCAGCAGGCCCGGCCGTATTGCCGGAAGAAGTATTAAAAGAAGCAGCAGCAGAGATGTTAGACTATCAGGGCTGTGGAATGTCGGTTATGGAAATGAGTCACCGTTCATCGGTGTTCCAGGAGATTATTGAGACAGCAGAAGCCGATATCCGTGAACTGATGCATATCCCGGATAACTATAAAGTATTATTTTTACAGGGCGGAGCGTCTCAGCAATTTGCCATGATTCCTATGAATCTGATGAAGAATAAAGTGGCTGACTATATCGTAACCGGACAGTGGGCGAAAAAGGCAGCCAAAGAAGCAGAAAAATACGGAGAGGTCCATGTGATCGCATCTTCCGAAGATAAGACATTTTCTTATATTCCGGACTGCTCAGACCTCGATATCTCTGAAGATGCAGATTATGTATATATCTGCGAGAATAATACGATTTATGGTACGAAGTTCAAAGAGCTTCCGAATACCAAAGGAAAGACACTGGTGGCAGATGTATCATCCTGCTTCCTGTCTGAACCGGTAGATGTGTCAAAATACGGCGTGATCTACGGCGGTGTTCAGAAAAATGTCGGACCTGCAGGTGTTGTGATCGCAATTATCCGTGAGGATCTGATCACAGATGATGTATTAGAAGGTACACCGACTATGTTGAAGTATAAGACGCATGCAGATGCCAAGTCTTTATACAATACACCACCGGCATATGGAATCTATATCTGTGGTAAAGTGTTTAAATGGCTGAAAAAACAGGGCGGACTGGAAGCAATCAAAGAGCGCAATGAAAAGAAAGCAAAGATTCTCTATGATTATCTGGATGAAAGCAAACTGTTCAAGGGCACGGTTGTTCCAAAAGACCGTTCGCTTATGAATGTTCCGTTTGTAACAGGTGATAAGGACCTGGATGCAAAATTCGTGAAAGAGGCAAAAAAAGCCGGATTCGAGAACCTGAAAGGACACAGAAGTGTCGGCGGTATGCGTGCAAGTATCTACAATGCGATGCCGATCGAAGGGGTAGAGAAACTGGTAGAATTTATGAAAGCATTTGAAAAGGAGAATCTGTAA
- a CDS encoding phosphoglycerate dehydrogenase: protein MYKYHNLNPISQVGLDEFTKDYAPVSTPETADAILVRSAAMHEMEFAPDLKAIARAGAGVNNIPLEKCAEQGIVVFNTPGANANGVKELVIAGMLLASRDIIGGINWVQENEEDGNIAKDAEKAKKAFAGQELEGKKLGVIGLGAIGVLVANAATHLGMDVYGYDPYVSVDSAWRLSRSIHHTTNVDEIYENCDYITVHVPALDSTKGMIGKDALGLMKEGVIVLNFARDVLVDSEAMVDALVAGKVKHYVTDFPTPEIAGVKGAIVIPHLGASTEESEDNCAKMAVKEVMDYLENGNIKHSVNYPDCDMGLRGDKTRILVLHHNVPNMIGQISAILAKDNMNIADLTNKSKGKYAYTMIDVDSEVPDGVVEELKQIGEVLRVRVIC, encoded by the coding sequence ATGTATAAGTATCATAATCTGAACCCAATTTCACAGGTAGGACTGGATGAATTCACAAAAGACTATGCACCTGTAAGCACACCAGAAACAGCAGATGCGATCCTGGTAAGAAGTGCGGCAATGCACGAGATGGAATTTGCACCGGATCTGAAAGCTATTGCAAGAGCCGGTGCGGGTGTGAATAATATTCCGCTTGAGAAATGTGCAGAACAGGGAATCGTTGTATTTAACACACCGGGAGCCAATGCGAATGGTGTAAAGGAACTGGTAATTGCCGGTATGCTTCTTGCTTCCAGAGATATCATCGGCGGTATCAACTGGGTACAGGAGAACGAAGAAGACGGGAACATTGCCAAAGATGCAGAAAAAGCCAAGAAAGCATTTGCCGGACAGGAGCTGGAAGGCAAAAAGCTTGGTGTGATCGGTCTTGGTGCAATTGGAGTTCTGGTTGCAAATGCGGCAACACATCTTGGTATGGATGTATATGGATATGATCCGTATGTATCCGTAGATTCTGCATGGAGACTGTCAAGAAGTATCCATCATACAACAAATGTAGATGAAATTTATGAAAACTGTGATTATATCACGGTGCATGTACCGGCACTTGACAGTACGAAAGGCATGATCGGAAAAGATGCACTGGGTCTTATGAAAGAAGGAGTGATCGTGCTGAACTTTGCAAGGGATGTACTGGTAGATTCCGAGGCAATGGTAGATGCACTTGTAGCTGGAAAAGTAAAACATTATGTCACAGACTTCCCGACACCGGAAATCGCAGGTGTCAAAGGCGCGATTGTAATTCCTCATCTCGGAGCTTCTACAGAAGAGTCCGAAGATAATTGTGCGAAGATGGCAGTCAAAGAAGTGATGGATTATCTGGAAAATGGTAATATCAAACATTCCGTGAACTATCCGGACTGTGATATGGGACTGAGAGGCGATAAGACGCGTATTCTGGTATTACATCACAATGTGCCGAATATGATCGGTCAGATATCAGCGATCCTTGCCAAAGACAATATGAACATCGCAGACCTTACAAATAAGAGTAAGGGAAAATATGCATATACGATGATCGATGTAGATTCTGAGGTGCCGGATGGTGTTGTAGAGGAATTAAAACAGATTGGTGAAGTGTTACGTGTACGTGTCATATGTTAA
- a CDS encoding polysaccharide deacetylase family protein: MDNTEIRRRRRNRRRVRNIRVGLTLFTICIVAIAIPVVRGILRKPAQITIQVADVEIKQGEQLPAYSADIKIRDKDRNKLTKDYTAEDFAKDLKKGKNITFLSKADANTEGTYVIIAKLNSNIKKNLEGDWKKKVQVTIKNGTCKVKNPTGVWEGNKFKKYDGTYITSDFVVSKGNTYYFDSDGKKVTGWQMIEGALYCFDNKGIMQRSGWVAKDDGKAYLTDEGKALTGWQTINEKEYYFDSKGIVATGEVKIGLEKCKFNEKGELISKEKVAIDPKKPMIALTFDDGPGPRTSELLNQLKKYNAHATFFMLGKNVKLYPDAVKQMLKDGNELGNHSYDHQQLTKIDGAAVKKEVDDTNRNIKNICGSPATLLRPPYGAINDTVKSNVGMPMILWNVDTLDWKTRNTQSTIDSVMKNLKDGDIVLMHDIHSQTIDAALELIPKLEEEGYQLVTVSEMAAAKKQDLKDGTAYSDFTN; the protein is encoded by the coding sequence ATGGATAATACAGAAATTCGAAGAAGACGAAGGAATCGGAGAAGAGTAAGAAACATTCGGGTGGGTCTTACTCTTTTTACTATTTGTATAGTTGCGATTGCAATACCGGTAGTAAGAGGAATCCTGCGAAAACCGGCGCAGATAACCATACAGGTGGCGGATGTAGAGATTAAGCAGGGAGAACAGCTTCCGGCTTATTCGGCGGACATAAAGATCCGGGATAAAGATAGAAACAAATTAACAAAAGATTATACAGCAGAAGATTTCGCTAAAGATCTGAAAAAAGGAAAGAATATTACATTTTTAAGCAAAGCGGATGCGAATACAGAAGGAACGTATGTGATCATTGCGAAATTAAATTCCAATATTAAAAAAAATCTGGAAGGAGACTGGAAAAAGAAGGTACAGGTTACAATAAAGAACGGAACATGTAAGGTAAAGAATCCGACTGGTGTATGGGAAGGAAATAAATTTAAAAAATACGATGGAACATATATAACATCGGATTTTGTGGTATCAAAAGGAAATACATATTATTTTGATTCAGATGGAAAGAAAGTAACCGGCTGGCAGATGATAGAAGGTGCACTTTATTGCTTTGATAATAAAGGAATTATGCAGAGATCCGGCTGGGTGGCCAAAGATGATGGAAAGGCTTATCTGACAGATGAAGGAAAAGCACTGACCGGCTGGCAGACAATCAATGAAAAAGAATATTATTTTGATTCCAAAGGGATTGTAGCAACGGGAGAGGTAAAGATCGGACTTGAGAAATGCAAATTCAACGAAAAGGGTGAGCTGATTTCGAAAGAAAAAGTAGCAATAGATCCGAAAAAGCCAATGATCGCACTTACTTTTGATGACGGTCCGGGTCCAAGAACGTCAGAACTTCTGAATCAGTTGAAAAAGTATAATGCGCATGCGACATTTTTTATGCTTGGAAAAAATGTGAAATTATATCCTGATGCTGTAAAGCAGATGCTGAAAGACGGAAATGAACTGGGAAATCATTCATATGATCACCAGCAGCTGACAAAGATTGATGGTGCGGCAGTAAAAAAAGAAGTTGATGATACGAACCGGAATATAAAAAACATTTGTGGAAGTCCGGCAACGCTGCTCAGACCTCCGTATGGTGCAATCAATGATACGGTAAAGTCGAATGTGGGCATGCCAATGATTCTCTGGAATGTAGATACACTGGACTGGAAGACAAGGAACACGCAGAGCACGATTGACAGTGTAATGAAGAATCTGAAAGATGGGGATATTGTACTGATGCATGATATTCATAGTCAGACGATTGACGCAGCACTGGAACTTATCCCGAAACTTGAAGAAGAAGGTTATCAGCTTGTAACGGTTTCGGAAATGGCTGCGGCAAAAAAACAAGATCTGAAAGACGGAACGGCTTACAGTGATTTTACAAATTAA
- a CDS encoding ribose-phosphate pyrophosphokinase, translating into MPNIKLMESGLPVAPLKIGALESCRELGEKVNDYIVQFRKSTMDKNTDSPLYYNYMRDNYLIDCPCPRFGSGEAKGLLTESIRGADLFLMVDVCNHSLTYSVNGHLNHMSPDDHFQDLKRIIAAANGKARRVNVVMPFLYESRQHKRTKRESLDSALALQELIDMGVSNIFTFDAHDPRVQNSIPLHGFDSFNPPYQFMKALLKAEPDLKVDKEHLMIISPDEGAMQRAVYFSNVLGVNMGMFYKRRDYSTVVNGKNPIVAHEFLGEHLDGKDAIIIDDMISSGESMLDVAKQIKDRGANRVFVCTTFGLFTDGFEKFDEYYEKGYIDRVITTNLTYLPAEAKEKPYFLIADMSKFIALIIDSMNHDISIGKVMDPTEKIHRLLEKHNGTL; encoded by the coding sequence ATGCCAAATATCAAATTAATGGAAAGCGGTCTTCCTGTTGCACCACTTAAAATCGGTGCTCTGGAATCATGCCGCGAACTTGGTGAAAAAGTAAATGATTACATTGTACAATTCAGAAAAAGCACAATGGACAAGAACACAGATTCACCATTATATTATAATTACATGCGTGACAATTACCTGATCGATTGTCCGTGTCCACGTTTTGGAAGTGGAGAAGCCAAAGGACTTCTGACAGAATCTATCCGTGGGGCAGATCTTTTCCTCATGGTAGATGTCTGCAATCATAGTCTTACTTATTCTGTAAATGGTCATTTAAATCATATGTCACCGGACGACCATTTTCAGGATTTAAAAAGAATCATTGCTGCTGCTAACGGAAAAGCACGCCGTGTCAACGTTGTAATGCCTTTCCTCTATGAAAGCCGTCAGCACAAGCGTACCAAACGTGAGTCTCTGGACAGTGCCCTCGCACTTCAGGAACTGATCGATATGGGTGTATCTAATATCTTTACATTTGATGCCCACGATCCACGTGTTCAGAATTCCATTCCACTTCACGGATTTGACAGTTTCAATCCTCCGTATCAGTTCATGAAAGCATTGTTAAAAGCTGAGCCGGATCTTAAAGTAGACAAAGAACACTTAATGATCATCAGTCCGGACGAAGGAGCTATGCAGCGTGCTGTATACTTCTCTAACGTTTTGGGCGTGAATATGGGTATGTTCTACAAACGTCGTGACTATTCAACGGTTGTAAATGGTAAAAACCCGATTGTCGCTCACGAATTTTTAGGTGAACATCTTGATGGAAAAGATGCGATCATCATTGATGATATGATTTCTTCCGGTGAAAGTATGCTCGATGTTGCAAAACAGATTAAAGACCGTGGAGCAAACCGCGTATTTGTCTGCACTACATTCGGACTTTTTACAGACGGATTCGAGAAATTCGATGAATATTATGAAAAAGGATATATCGACCGTGTGATTACTACCAATCTTACTTATCTTCCTGCCGAAGCAAAGGAAAAACCTTATTTCCTGATTGCAGACATGAGTAAATTCATTGCATTGATCATTGATTCTATGAATCATGACATCAGTATCGGAAAAGTTATGGATCCAACTGAGAAGATTCACCGTCTTCTTGAGAAACACAACGGTACTTTGTAA